In Ciconia boyciana chromosome 12, ASM3463844v1, whole genome shotgun sequence, a genomic segment contains:
- the XKRX gene encoding XK-related protein 2 isoform X2 → MDGPSGGCPPAATAAPSRAKLPFGIVFSTALFCGEGAAAAVLCLSYGHSEDRFWLALTVFFVLCPSVLVQLTLIFVHRDLSRDRPLVLLMHLLQLGPLIRCVEALVVYCWSGKEEEPYVTITRKRRLRKGYEVEMEQEVGHSVRRLATHRNAFKRMAVIQAFLGSTPQLTLQLYISVLEKYVPAARAVLMGICLVSVTYGALVCNILAIQVKYDDYKVQLRPLAFLCIVLWRSLEISTRIAVLVLFSTVFKHWVIPIALANLLVVFFLPWVQFWRSGTRLPDNIEKNFSRVGTVVVLCAFTLLYASINMFCWSAVQLKLADRDLIDKSQNWGRLAVYYVARLAENTALVILWYFFKTDVYENICTPLLVVQLLLGYCLGIYFMLLFFQYLHPCRQLFRHNVADFLHCVCCHRHLPGTPLRLQAPHEPGVRHSIV, encoded by the exons atgGACGGCCCGAgcgggggctgcccgcccgccgccaccgccgccccgTCGCGGGCGAAGCTGCCGTTCGGCATCGTCTTCTCGACGGCCCTCTtctgcggggagggggcggcggccgccgtcCTCTGCCTCTCCTACGGCCACTCCGAGGACCGCTTCTGGCTGGCGCTCACCGTCTTCTTCGTGCTCTGCCCCTCCGTCCTGGTGCAGCTCACCCTCATCTTCGTGCACCGCGACCTCAGCCGCGACCGCCCCCTCGTCCTGCTCATGCACCTGCTCCAGCTCGGGCCCCTCATCAG GTGCGTGGAGGCCCTGGTGGTGTACTGCTGGtcggggaaggaggaggagcccTACGTCACCATCACCCGCAAGCGGCGGCTGCGGAAAGGCTACGAGGTGGAGATGGAGCAGGAGGTGGGCCACTCGGTGCGCCGGCTGGCCACGCACCGCAACGCCTTCAAACGCATGGCGGTCATCCAGGCCTTCCTGGGCTCCACCCCACAGCTCACCCTCCAGCTCTACATCAGCGTCCTGGAGAAGTATGTCCCCGCCGCCCGAG ccGTCCTCATGGGCATCTGCCTGGTGTCGGTCACCTATGGCGCGCTCGTCTGCAATATCCTGGCCATCCAGGTCAAGTACGATGACTACAAGGTCCAGCTGCGGCCACTGGCCTTCCTCTGCATTGTGCTGTGGCGCAGCCTGGAGATCTCCACCCGCATAGCCGTCCTTGTGCTCTTCAGCACCGTCTTCAAGCACTGGGTCATCCCCATCGCCCTGGCCAACCTGCTGGTGGTCTTCTTCTTGCCCTGGGTGCAGTTCTGGCGGAGCGGCACCCGCCTGCCTGACAACATCGAGAAGAACTTCAGCCGGGTGGGCACGGTGGTGGTGCTCTGCGCCTTCACCCTCCTCTACGCCAGCATCAACATGTTCTGCTGGTCGGCCGTGCAGCTCAAGCTGGCTGACCGGGACCTCATCGACAAGTCGCAGAACTGGGGCCGCCTGGCCGTGTACTACGTGGCCCGGCTGGCGGAGAACACGGCCCTCGTCATCCTCTGGTACTTCTTCAAGACGGATGTCTACGAGAACATCTGCACCCCGCTGCTGGTGGTGCAGCTGCTCCTTGGCTACTGCCTGGGCATCTACTTCatgcttctcttcttccagtACCTGCACCCCTGCCGCCAGCTCTTCCGGCACAATGTTGCCGACTTCCTGCACTGCGTCTGCTGCCACCGGCACCTGCCGGGGACCCCTCTGCGCCTCCAGGCGCCCCACGAGCCCGGCGTGAGGCACAGCATCGTCTGA
- the XKRX gene encoding XK-related protein 2 isoform X1, translating to MDGPSGGCPPAATAAPSRAKLPFGIVFSTALFCGEGAAAAVLCLSYGHSEDRFWLALTVFFVLCPSVLVQLTLIFVHRDLSRDRPLVLLMHLLQLGPLIRCVEALVVYCWSGKEEEPYVTITRKRRLRKGYEVEMEQEVGHSVRRLATHRNAFKRMAVIQAFLGSTPQLTLQLYISVLEKYVPAARAVLMGICLVSVTYGALVCNILAIQVKYDDYKVQLRPLAFLCIVLWRSLEISTRIAVLVLFSTVFKHWVIPIALANLLVVFFLPWVQFWRSGTRLPDNIEKNFSRVGTVVVLCAFTLLYASINMFCWSAVQLKLADRDLIDKSQNWGRLAVYYVARLAENTALVILCTCTPAASSSGTMLPTSCTASAATGTCRGPLCASRRPTSPA from the exons atgGACGGCCCGAgcgggggctgcccgcccgccgccaccgccgccccgTCGCGGGCGAAGCTGCCGTTCGGCATCGTCTTCTCGACGGCCCTCTtctgcggggagggggcggcggccgccgtcCTCTGCCTCTCCTACGGCCACTCCGAGGACCGCTTCTGGCTGGCGCTCACCGTCTTCTTCGTGCTCTGCCCCTCCGTCCTGGTGCAGCTCACCCTCATCTTCGTGCACCGCGACCTCAGCCGCGACCGCCCCCTCGTCCTGCTCATGCACCTGCTCCAGCTCGGGCCCCTCATCAG GTGCGTGGAGGCCCTGGTGGTGTACTGCTGGtcggggaaggaggaggagcccTACGTCACCATCACCCGCAAGCGGCGGCTGCGGAAAGGCTACGAGGTGGAGATGGAGCAGGAGGTGGGCCACTCGGTGCGCCGGCTGGCCACGCACCGCAACGCCTTCAAACGCATGGCGGTCATCCAGGCCTTCCTGGGCTCCACCCCACAGCTCACCCTCCAGCTCTACATCAGCGTCCTGGAGAAGTATGTCCCCGCCGCCCGAG ccGTCCTCATGGGCATCTGCCTGGTGTCGGTCACCTATGGCGCGCTCGTCTGCAATATCCTGGCCATCCAGGTCAAGTACGATGACTACAAGGTCCAGCTGCGGCCACTGGCCTTCCTCTGCATTGTGCTGTGGCGCAGCCTGGAGATCTCCACCCGCATAGCCGTCCTTGTGCTCTTCAGCACCGTCTTCAAGCACTGGGTCATCCCCATCGCCCTGGCCAACCTGCTGGTGGTCTTCTTCTTGCCCTGGGTGCAGTTCTGGCGGAGCGGCACCCGCCTGCCTGACAACATCGAGAAGAACTTCAGCCGGGTGGGCACGGTGGTGGTGCTCTGCGCCTTCACCCTCCTCTACGCCAGCATCAACATGTTCTGCTGGTCGGCCGTGCAGCTCAAGCTGGCTGACCGGGACCTCATCGACAAGTCGCAGAACTGGGGCCGCCTGGCCGTGTACTACGTGGCCCGGCTGGCGGAGAACACGGCCCTCGTCATCCTCTG tACCTGCACCCCTGCCGCCAGCTCTTCCGGCACAATGTTGCCGACTTCCTGCACTGCGTCTGCTGCCACCGGCACCTGCCGGGGACCCCTCTGCGCCTCCAGGCGCCCCACGAGCCCGGCGTGA
- the ARL13A gene encoding ADP-ribosylation factor-like protein 13A, whose amino-acid sequence MFHLFSHCWSWLQAIQEPIRKVTLLVVGLDNAGKTSVILDIERALAGEVLPVAQPGQTRLRVDRFEVTLVDLPGGQRSRSAWRSHYGAAHGLLFVLDSSDLARMEEARKVLSRVLSHPDVSGKPILLLANKQDAPAALLPCELIERLSLERLVNENRSPCRIEPCAARACAGSSAPSPPPRRRRPPPLRRPGPAPGQPAAGRPPAGGCGAPSAPVPVPPPLRSAPPLHPLPRSRPARAPPPPAEDARGGAGKTGEYRPLRPIRRLLPLEESAKGPGRRKRKVKVRKKGSGQPSPAEEPEGAGGVGDGRAGAAGGLLPPNRVGQEEPAPTGTATPYPAQGLKKKKKKKIKNKIKSQEPAVEQQREEVSSTFDLYRRAMLALKMRQEQRKQQSAIVP is encoded by the exons ATGTTCCACCTCTTCTCCCACTGCTGGTCATGGCTGCAGGCCATACAGGAGCCCATCAG AAAGGTGACGCTCCTCGTTGTGGGGCTGGACAATGCGGGGAAAACCTCAGTCATCCTGGACATAGAGAGAG CGCTGGCCGGCGAGGTGCTGCCCGTGGCACAGCCCGGCCAGACCCGCCTGCGGGTGGACAGGTTCGAGGTGACACTGGTGGATCTGCCCGGGGGCCAGCGCTCCCGCAGCGCCTGGCGCAGCCACTACGGCGCGGCCCACGGGCTCCTCTTCGTCCTGGACTCCAGTGACCTGGCGCGGATGGAGGAGGCCCGCAAGGTCCTGAGCCGCGTCCTGAGCCATCCCGACGTCTCTGGGAAGCCCATCTTACT GCTGGCCAACAAGCAAGACGCGCCGGCCGCCCTGCTGCCCTGCGAGCTGATCGAGCGCCTGTCCCTGGAGCGGCTGGTCAACGAGAACCGCTCGCCCTGCCGCATC GAACCCTGCgccgcccg GGCCTGCGCTGGCTCCTCCGcgccgtccccgccgccccggcgccgccgcccgccgccgctccgccgcccgggcccggcccccgggcagcccgcggccggccggccgcccGCAGGTGGGTGCGGGGCTCCCTCTGCgcctgtccccgtccctcctccgctccgctccgctcctcccctccatcccctgccGCGCTCTCGCCCCGCcagggccccgccgccccccgccgaGGATGCCCGAGGCGGCGCGGGGAAGACGGGGGAGTACCGGCCGCTGCGGCCCatccgccgcctcctccccctg GAGGAGAGCGCGAAGGGCCccgggaggaggaagaggaaggtgaaggTGAGGAAGAAGGGCTCGGGGCAGCCAAGCCCAGCCGAGGAGCCGGAGGGAGCCGGAGGAGTGGGTGACGGCcgagccggggctgccggggggctgctgcctcccaacagggtggggcaggaggagcctgCGCCCACCGGGACGGCCACCCCCTACCCAG CGCAGGgcttgaaaaagaagaagaagaagaaaatcaagaatAAAATCAAGTCACAGGAACCTGCTGTGGAGCAGCAGCGTGAGGAAGTCTCGAGCACTTTTG acTTGTACCGCCGGGCAATGCTGGCTCTGAAGatgaggcaggagcagaggaagcagcagtCCGCCATCGtcccctga